Proteins from a genomic interval of Pseudodesulfovibrio nedwellii:
- a CDS encoding sigma-54-dependent transcriptional regulator, whose product MEQLKILLVDDEERLLSTTKKLFEKMGIYALTASSGKDALSILEEQAVDVVFLDIKMPGMDGMEALQRIKKNYPLMEVIILTGHATMETAVECLKLGALDYLIKPVSMKDFLGKAEEAFEKVTLQKQKIHSARMVEATGGQGGLR is encoded by the coding sequence ATGGAACAATTGAAAATTTTGCTTGTAGACGATGAAGAACGTCTGCTGAGCACGACAAAAAAACTTTTCGAGAAAATGGGCATTTATGCCCTGACAGCTTCGTCTGGCAAGGATGCTCTGAGTATCCTGGAAGAGCAAGCAGTTGATGTCGTGTTTCTCGATATCAAAATGCCTGGCATGGACGGAATGGAAGCTTTGCAGCGCATCAAGAAGAACTACCCTCTCATGGAAGTCATCATCTTGACTGGACATGCCACGATGGAGACCGCCGTGGAATGTTTAAAGCTCGGTGCGCTGGATTATCTTATCAAGCCTGTCAGTATGAAGGATTTTCTTGGAAAGGCAGAGGAGGCTTTTGAAAAGGTAACGCTTCAAAAACAGAAAATTCATTCTGCCCGCATGGTCGAAGCGACCGGTGGGCAGGGTGGCCTGCGTTAG
- a CDS encoding sigma 54-interacting transcriptional regulator, with protein MTETRTTDQSTQSRRTKMGSSIIRRLGLRGKLLLALLPPIVAILLVTGYASYTVSEDFIDIALERSVKMHTLAMAHEVEELLEQCRIDLLFFAQGKMEPKALRSMLEKRLRSGGNQYFELSFIPASGGQPFALIQQDGIIQEIHADAFDTIYPNPFEELNKIDFLKVGQVLPSDIIETVYPMPSHTASNRHIKTRILRFYTYFPGDEISPPGILFLSVKATDIRNILSWYNSEESPLWAFPRSDELRFSYFLNNDGWMLFQSEAFNETNKELTTYLARENFSGTLGKDGHAAAFRPNENHVRYWAAVNDINKGENGLTQVAEERIGDSAVNSFYFSYAPVRFWGDSKDKPTSFGGVVFVDRTQLPIIAGYKNLDVMLFVTAGAILLISCLVFWFGRILTRPIHALATKLDSLNSLEEMEEINLPYSGADITQLQKAINVIIRKVKQQVVEIQVKDEAILNVNKRERAPLKRERETLAEAELSRIPEIIGIGPVISNMKVNILKAAQVEVDVLISGETGTGKQLVAEAIHSHSNRTDNPFISINCGALDENLLLDALFGHIKGAFSEAKEDRNGAFIEADGGTLFLDEIQSASPKVQQSLLRAIASRKIKSLGSDKECAVNVRIVAATNVDIPDLIERRTFREDLYYRLKVVSIATPALREHRENIPMLAVYYLNQAEQLAGRESLDLSKGALAKLVNYQWPGNVRELVNCITRAAVMAENDIIQAEEIRLENETPQPVTEQNDTPPITPKEESDPSVNRVEPTPPPAMASPLNARQKEAWPHIQKKKSVTRKEYQELVSGTLPTRTAIYDLQDFVKRGLLIKQGKGPSTRYEVVK; from the coding sequence ATGACCGAGACTCGCACGACCGATCAATCCACGCAATCACGCCGGACCAAGATGGGATCATCCATCATACGTAGGCTGGGATTGCGAGGAAAACTCCTCCTTGCTTTGCTCCCCCCCATTGTCGCCATTCTGCTTGTGACCGGATATGCTTCGTATACCGTTTCCGAAGACTTCATAGACATTGCCCTTGAACGATCCGTAAAAATGCATACCCTGGCCATGGCGCATGAAGTTGAGGAACTCCTCGAACAATGCCGGATCGACCTTCTTTTCTTTGCGCAAGGCAAAATGGAACCAAAAGCCCTACGTTCCATGCTGGAAAAACGTCTGCGTTCAGGTGGCAACCAGTATTTCGAACTCTCCTTTATTCCGGCCTCAGGCGGCCAACCGTTTGCACTCATTCAGCAAGATGGCATAATACAAGAAATTCACGCCGACGCATTCGATACTATATACCCGAACCCTTTTGAAGAGTTGAACAAAATTGATTTTCTCAAAGTCGGACAGGTGCTGCCTTCAGATATTATCGAAACGGTTTACCCCATGCCCAGTCACACGGCCTCGAACAGACACATCAAAACACGCATTCTCCGTTTTTACACATACTTCCCAGGTGATGAAATTTCGCCCCCCGGCATCCTGTTCCTCTCCGTAAAAGCTACCGATATTCGCAATATTCTTTCCTGGTATAATTCGGAAGAATCACCATTGTGGGCATTTCCACGGAGTGATGAACTTCGATTCAGCTACTTCCTCAACAATGATGGCTGGATGCTCTTTCAATCCGAAGCATTTAACGAAACCAACAAAGAGCTGACCACCTATCTTGCCAGAGAAAACTTCAGCGGCACACTGGGGAAAGACGGTCATGCTGCGGCATTTCGCCCTAATGAGAATCATGTCCGATATTGGGCAGCTGTCAACGACATCAACAAAGGGGAAAACGGTCTTACTCAGGTTGCTGAAGAACGCATCGGTGATTCAGCCGTAAATTCATTCTATTTCAGTTATGCCCCAGTTCGCTTTTGGGGCGACAGTAAAGATAAACCAACATCATTCGGCGGTGTTGTCTTCGTTGACAGAACCCAACTTCCCATCATTGCAGGTTACAAGAATCTGGATGTGATGCTTTTTGTCACAGCCGGAGCAATTCTCTTGATATCCTGCCTCGTCTTCTGGTTTGGCCGCATCCTCACACGCCCAATTCACGCCTTGGCAACCAAACTTGATTCATTGAATTCATTGGAAGAAATGGAAGAGATCAACCTCCCGTACAGCGGAGCAGACATCACCCAACTTCAAAAAGCAATCAACGTCATTATTCGCAAGGTCAAACAGCAAGTGGTTGAGATTCAAGTCAAGGATGAAGCCATTCTTAACGTGAACAAACGGGAACGCGCCCCGCTAAAAAGGGAACGAGAAACCCTTGCAGAAGCCGAATTGAGCCGTATCCCGGAAATCATTGGCATTGGCCCGGTCATTTCAAATATGAAAGTAAACATCCTGAAAGCCGCCCAGGTGGAAGTCGACGTCCTCATCTCCGGCGAAACCGGCACCGGCAAGCAACTAGTTGCCGAAGCCATTCATTCCCACAGCAATCGCACAGACAACCCGTTTATCTCCATCAACTGCGGTGCCTTAGATGAAAACCTTTTGCTCGACGCCTTGTTCGGACATATCAAAGGCGCATTTTCGGAAGCCAAAGAAGACCGTAACGGCGCATTTATCGAAGCTGATGGCGGCACTCTCTTTCTGGACGAAATCCAATCAGCCTCACCCAAGGTGCAACAATCTCTGCTCAGGGCCATTGCATCACGCAAAATAAAATCACTGGGTAGTGACAAGGAGTGTGCCGTAAACGTACGCATCGTCGCGGCAACCAATGTGGATATCCCTGACCTGATCGAACGAAGAACATTCAGAGAAGACCTGTATTACCGACTCAAAGTTGTTTCCATCGCAACCCCGGCTCTTCGTGAACACCGAGAAAACATCCCGATGCTCGCAGTCTATTATCTCAACCAGGCGGAACAACTCGCCGGACGAGAAAGCCTTGACCTGAGCAAAGGGGCACTTGCGAAGCTCGTCAACTACCAGTGGCCCGGCAATGTTCGCGAATTGGTCAACTGCATTACCAGAGCCGCTGTCATGGCAGAGAATGATATCATTCAGGCCGAAGAAATCCGCTTGGAAAACGAAACGCCTCAGCCCGTAACAGAGCAAAACGATACTCCTCCGATCACACCGAAAGAAGAGAGTGATCCCTCGGTGAATCGAGTTGAGCCAACGCCACCCCCGGCAATGGCTTCCCCGCTGAACGCTCGCCAAAAAGAAGCGTGGCCGCATATACAAAAAAAGAAATCAGTGACGCGCAAGGAATACCAGGAACTGGTGAGCGGCACACTGCCCACACGAACGGCAATTTACG
- a CDS encoding response regulator, giving the protein MVKIKVLMVDDEERFRTTTAKILARKGFETILAESGEEALEKMSQGPDVVILDVKMSGLDGHATLKIIKERQPDTPVIMLTGHGDVPGARKAYETGAFDYLAKPCDVDLLSAKIQDAYEYATKVAYIEKMAGDIMIPLERYTRIDIDSTVRDAIAALENAMREFMATDRLMDTGHRSVVVTGSNNTVVGILSPLDLIDAVRPEYLSVPKPSMADTLQYSAMFWQGLFTSRVKEIVDKPVRTFMSDSLPVIDAEANLMEVADTMVTLPARRMLVQANGKDVGIVREQELFYEVAKIISSS; this is encoded by the coding sequence ATGGTTAAGATCAAGGTCCTCATGGTCGATGATGAGGAACGCTTCCGTACCACGACGGCTAAGATATTGGCCCGTAAAGGGTTTGAAACAATACTTGCAGAAAGTGGTGAAGAGGCTTTGGAAAAAATGAGCCAGGGTCCCGACGTGGTCATTCTGGACGTGAAAATGAGCGGATTGGATGGGCATGCCACTTTGAAAATCATCAAGGAACGGCAGCCGGATACACCGGTTATCATGCTGACCGGTCACGGTGATGTCCCGGGTGCACGGAAAGCCTATGAAACCGGTGCGTTCGACTACCTTGCAAAACCCTGCGACGTGGACTTGTTGAGTGCCAAAATTCAGGACGCTTACGAGTACGCAACCAAAGTCGCTTACATCGAAAAAATGGCCGGGGACATTATGATCCCCCTTGAAAGATATACGAGAATCGACATTGACAGCACTGTCCGTGACGCTATCGCCGCCCTTGAAAATGCTATGCGCGAATTCATGGCCACGGATCGACTCATGGACACAGGCCACCGTTCAGTGGTGGTGACCGGTTCCAATAATACTGTGGTCGGTATTCTCAGCCCGTTGGATCTCATCGATGCGGTAAGGCCCGAGTATCTCTCGGTTCCTAAGCCGTCGATGGCCGACACTCTTCAATATTCTGCCATGTTCTGGCAGGGGCTTTTCACTTCCAGAGTCAAGGAAATCGTGGACAAGCCCGTTCGGACTTTCATGTCCGATTCACTTCCCGTCATCGATGCAGAGGCCAATCTCATGGAAGTTGCCGACACCATGGTGACACTTCCTGCACGGCGCATGCTGGTTCAGGCCAACGGCAAGGATGTCGGTATCGTTCGAGAGCAAGAGCTGTTCTACGAGGTCGCAAAGATCATTTCATCCAGCTGA
- a CDS encoding sensor histidine kinase, which yields MNKNAMFTGVHRLLFISMIIVPAVPLFLAAVIGFYSYVETTKNFATNAIEQVAIDHRNMIVGFLDERRADLETILALTSVDALSGAAGQAEISRILHASGNVFQDMGVIDPEGRQTAYSGPYDLVGKFYSDTAWYREAVKQGYYVSDVFLGYRNVPHFVVAVARRIQGQVWVLRASIDSNQFGRLVEQVSIGDSGEAYILNRDGIFQTDRRSYGELLERDAFSYPTHDESVMAFTGKEQDVEYLFASATMNDGKWRLIVRQKKEEAFQSTMAASYTVLLILVCGGGVIIFLAVIVSRRVLDTLQRQAEEVDILENQLLQAARLAELGEMAAGFAHEINNPLQVMKTDTALLELTLSDLVEKGTDADLCAEAQEVVDQFSIQIGRCAAITREILRFGRHDAPELQPVVLTTYIPEVGAMIQAKAEVHGIRLQFEVDDKSPTIAADPGQLQQVMINLLNNAIYAVVDRHGTEGGEICVSVKNIQGSAVIRVADNGTGMSKDIQNKIFLPFYTTKPPGQGTGMGLPVSHTIIDSLGGELNVESVRGEGTTFVITLPGLSNRR from the coding sequence ATGAATAAGAACGCGATGTTTACCGGAGTTCACAGACTGCTTTTTATCTCCATGATAATTGTTCCGGCTGTTCCGTTGTTTTTGGCAGCTGTCATAGGATTTTATTCATATGTTGAAACCACAAAGAATTTTGCGACCAATGCCATTGAACAAGTGGCAATCGACCATAGAAATATGATTGTGGGTTTTTTGGATGAGCGGCGGGCAGACCTTGAAACAATTCTGGCACTCACCTCGGTCGATGCTTTGTCCGGTGCTGCTGGACAGGCTGAAATCAGCCGAATACTTCATGCTTCGGGGAATGTGTTTCAGGATATGGGTGTTATTGATCCGGAGGGGAGACAAACAGCTTACAGTGGTCCTTATGACTTAGTCGGTAAGTTTTATTCGGACACTGCATGGTATCGTGAGGCCGTTAAACAGGGGTACTATGTCAGCGATGTGTTCCTCGGTTATAGGAATGTTCCACATTTTGTTGTGGCAGTTGCTCGTCGTATTCAGGGACAGGTGTGGGTGTTGCGAGCCTCCATCGATTCGAATCAGTTTGGCCGACTTGTCGAGCAGGTCAGTATCGGAGATTCCGGTGAAGCATATATTTTGAACAGGGATGGTATTTTTCAGACAGACCGCCGGTCTTATGGTGAATTATTGGAACGTGATGCCTTTAGCTACCCAACGCATGATGAATCAGTCATGGCGTTTACTGGCAAAGAGCAGGATGTGGAATATCTGTTTGCCTCTGCGACCATGAATGATGGGAAATGGCGTTTGATTGTTCGTCAAAAGAAGGAAGAAGCGTTTCAGTCTACCATGGCTGCGTCGTATACGGTTCTGTTGATATTGGTGTGCGGTGGTGGTGTTATAATCTTTTTGGCCGTGATCGTTAGTCGTCGGGTTTTGGATACATTACAACGGCAGGCTGAAGAGGTTGATATTTTGGAGAATCAATTGCTTCAAGCAGCCCGTCTGGCTGAACTTGGTGAAATGGCGGCGGGTTTTGCTCATGAAATCAACAATCCCTTGCAGGTCATGAAGACCGATACCGCTTTGTTGGAATTAACTTTGAGTGATTTGGTTGAAAAGGGGACTGATGCTGATTTGTGTGCAGAAGCTCAGGAGGTTGTCGATCAGTTCTCCATTCAGATTGGACGATGCGCCGCAATAACCCGTGAAATTTTGCGTTTCGGTAGACATGATGCGCCGGAATTACAGCCTGTGGTTTTGACAACATATATTCCTGAAGTCGGGGCAATGATTCAGGCCAAGGCAGAGGTTCATGGTATTCGTTTGCAATTTGAAGTTGATGACAAATCTCCAACCATTGCAGCCGATCCCGGACAGTTACAGCAGGTCATGATTAATTTGCTGAACAACGCCATTTATGCAGTGGTGGACAGGCACGGGACGGAAGGTGGTGAAATTTGCGTTTCCGTGAAGAATATTCAGGGGAGCGCTGTTATCCGTGTCGCTGACAATGGCACTGGTATGTCAAAGGATATCCAGAATAAAATATTCCTTCCATTTTATACGACAAAACCTCCGGGGCAAGGCACGGGCATGGGACTTCCAGTCAGTCACACCATTATTGATTCGCTTGGTGGCGAATTGAATGTTGAAAGCGTTCGGGGTGAAGGAACCACGTTTGTTATTACATTGCCAGGTCTGTCGAATCGGCGTTAG
- a CDS encoding SLC13 family permease: MAQEKKKATGYDKFVNWKLLIIPVIIFTVIILLPTPDGMKNVGMQYSIGPKVVTQFIAQELFGKTSSDCEQWQVLTARMMEQNMRMGALSKERFMKRDVKWAKKYKIPVDSINFQRSMKYVVDSVPAEAYMAVMQSAFKMRTKGLKYDNLSDRDKVNADKGAWKIKVAIALVVFVVFCFMTECMPLPGVAFCIGLILVFSGVVSRSQVAGLYWSDACWFIMGSLMFAAAFVKTGVDKRMCLMMFRKLAVPNVRWITLIFFVVISPLAAFISDHALAAMFLPIGMLLYQNSLTDEIPEDKELAKMLMIAIAMACNIGGPGAPSGGARNVIMMTYLSDMFGMDIGYAQWIGYCMPFVIVMIPCTWLITNMIFKPRITSLAPAMRHLEGEIDKMGKWNKHQIWAMVIFIIMVFGWFTEKAFFNMGIYPIRLGIGVIAVGGAVAYLLAGVVNWRDYQEKVDWGVVWLYAGAIIFGRTLDKTGAAYWLAQSVIDMLAPLGMSEGIPLMLTSNGLTAVLTNLMADGPAAAAVGPITLNLASIVHPGTTFLPFMAMSTAVASSFAYCLIIGTPPNAIVYASGYLEPKDYVRVGIPMWFIANIVIVLLTAVYWTGIGFNDLPSF; this comes from the coding sequence ATGGCTCAAGAAAAGAAAAAGGCGACCGGTTACGATAAGTTCGTCAATTGGAAGCTATTAATAATTCCGGTGATAATTTTTACTGTCATTATTCTTCTTCCTACTCCCGATGGGATGAAGAACGTTGGAATGCAGTATTCGATTGGTCCTAAGGTCGTGACCCAGTTTATCGCTCAAGAACTTTTTGGTAAAACGAGTTCTGATTGTGAGCAATGGCAGGTGCTGACCGCCCGTATGATGGAACAAAACATGCGCATGGGGGCCTTGTCTAAAGAACGGTTCATGAAGCGCGATGTGAAGTGGGCGAAGAAGTACAAGATTCCTGTTGATTCGATCAACTTCCAACGGTCCATGAAGTATGTCGTGGATTCCGTGCCAGCTGAAGCCTATATGGCGGTTATGCAGAGTGCGTTCAAGATGAGGACGAAGGGGCTCAAGTATGACAACCTTTCGGACAGAGACAAGGTGAACGCGGATAAGGGAGCATGGAAGATCAAGGTCGCGATCGCCCTCGTGGTGTTTGTTGTCTTCTGTTTCATGACCGAGTGCATGCCACTTCCGGGTGTGGCCTTTTGTATCGGATTGATTCTTGTTTTCTCTGGAGTCGTTTCACGAAGCCAGGTGGCCGGTCTGTATTGGTCTGACGCCTGCTGGTTTATCATGGGTTCACTCATGTTCGCGGCGGCCTTTGTCAAAACGGGCGTGGACAAGCGTATGTGCTTGATGATGTTCCGTAAATTGGCAGTGCCAAATGTGCGCTGGATTACATTGATATTCTTTGTCGTAATCAGCCCGCTGGCGGCGTTCATTTCTGACCACGCGCTGGCAGCCATGTTTCTCCCCATTGGTATGCTGCTTTATCAGAACAGCCTGACTGACGAGATCCCGGAGGACAAGGAACTCGCCAAGATGTTGATGATTGCCATCGCTATGGCATGTAATATCGGTGGTCCTGGTGCTCCGTCCGGCGGCGCTCGTAACGTCATTATGATGACATACTTGAGTGACATGTTCGGTATGGATATCGGGTACGCCCAGTGGATCGGCTATTGTATGCCGTTCGTTATTGTCATGATTCCGTGCACGTGGCTCATCACCAACATGATCTTCAAGCCACGCATTACTTCCCTTGCTCCGGCCATGCGCCATCTGGAAGGCGAAATTGACAAGATGGGTAAGTGGAACAAGCATCAGATTTGGGCCATGGTCATTTTTATCATCATGGTTTTCGGATGGTTCACCGAAAAGGCTTTCTTCAATATGGGTATTTACCCCATTCGTCTTGGCATTGGTGTCATCGCGGTTGGCGGTGCTGTGGCTTACTTGCTGGCAGGCGTTGTCAACTGGCGTGATTATCAGGAAAAGGTCGACTGGGGTGTTGTCTGGTTGTACGCGGGCGCGATTATTTTTGGTCGGACCCTCGATAAGACCGGTGCTGCTTACTGGTTGGCTCAGTCCGTCATCGACATGCTGGCTCCGTTGGGCATGAGCGAAGGCATCCCGCTGATGCTCACCTCCAATGGTCTGACAGCCGTCCTGACAAACCTGATGGCCGATGGTCCGGCAGCAGCCGCAGTCGGTCCCATCACCCTTAACTTGGCAAGCATTGTTCATCCCGGCACCACATTCCTGCCGTTCATGGCAATGTCCACAGCTGTGGCGTCATCCTTCGCTTATTGCCTGATTATCGGTACGCCGCCAAACGCCATCGTTTATGCGTCCGGTTATCTGGAACCCAAGGATTATGTGAGGGTTGGTATCCCGATGTGGTTCATTGCGAATATTGTGATTGTGCTTCTGACAGCGGTTTATTGGACCGGTATCGGATTCAATGATCTTCCATCGTTCTGA